DNA from Elaeis guineensis isolate ETL-2024a chromosome 2, EG11, whole genome shotgun sequence:
cgcctctctctcttcaatcggactcgtacggacttcgtacggtgcaaaaacCGAATCCACACCCTCTCTGTTTCATCACAgggttttatagaccttaatcacgacttagatcgtgattaggactccttaatcaacccaaatcacgtcccagaccgtccgatcaaaaTCGAGAGCctcctgggccgtcggatcgcgctccggttcacggaatagtgccgtggaccgcgagaaacgcgtgggaaacgcccacgcggtccacaggccgcgccgtggaccgcccggtccgcGGTGGACCgaggcaagggggccagcaggccgctggcctgggccggcccgcgcgcgcaggcctgggccgcgcgcctggctgggccgcgggcccctcgctcgcgcgggcctgggtcgcgcgtctcgctcgccgctgccgcccgccgcccgccgccggtcgccggcgttccgccgccgcctcgattctcgtgccgacttcaaaagctcgtatttcctccatccgagctccgattcaggtgatcttggtctcgttggactccgtttttcgccgcgaacctcgctgtgggctcaatgtgggctgaatctcgaggcgtcaaatcctaacatggaGTTTGGGCAAAAGGTGAAGAAAGAAGTGTAAATGGACATGCAATCCTAAGCCTTGGACTTGACCTATTGCCAGGAGTACCACGGAGTATATGTATATCAAGATTGGTGGCCTCTCTCATGTACTTGCTGGTTGCaaccttttttatttttgaagtaATTGCAGTCCCCTGATATATTGATGTCCCTTCATAATCCCGATTGTGCCTACAAATTTAGATGCGAACTCCCATTTCATATTATCTTTGAGATCAAAAGTTTTTTTCCCAAATACTCATAGGCTGTTTGATGATTTTTTAAGTTGATCTAGAATATCCCCTGCTATGAAACTTTCATGTTGGCTTGTCACATCCTCCAGAAGGTCATCTTTATTTaatcttttagaattttttaggATATGTTGACACCAGCAAATTGATGGTTGGTCTTTGTATCTTTCTTGGCTCCCATCTCTTGGTATGTTAAACACCAGATATATATTAAATGTTGAACTCTAATAACATAACTGTAGGGCTGTCAGTGGGGTGGACTGCCGTGTTCAGCCTGAGTGACCCAACTTGAAAAAGTAAGGCTCAGGCTCTGTTGCCCGAGCCACAGAGAGGGGGGTTGTTGTTTTTTGGCGccgggggggggagagagagagagagagagagaattctgAGCAGGTCTGGGCATGTAAACTTGGCAACTTGCTGAACATGAACTTGGCCTGGTCCAGGACCAACCCAACCTGAAAACTTATCCAATTCTCTGCAGCCAGCTTTGGCCTGGGCCTGTCTTGGGCTTGAGACAGAGTTCTCTGACTCAATCTCATTCTATCCCACATTTCCACATTCCCTTATGGGGATGCATAATATTTCACACTAGAGAATCAAGATCTCTGTGAGAATACTTCAAATAATTCTGAACTAAATTTGACTTTATTTGCAGGTGTGGAGGTTGCTCACAAACTTTTTCTTCCTTGGTAAATTTTCAATCAACTTTGGAATTCGTCTTCTCATGATGTAAGCTTCTGGGTATACTTCCAGTTTTATTATGTGATTTTAGCAGATGTGGGAGTTTTAACAAAACTATTGTTCATGTGACTTTTGATCATAAATGTATTTGGCTTGTAGAGCAAGATATGGAGTACAGTTGGAGAGAGGTCCTTTCGATAAGCGTACTGCAGACTTTTTATGGATGATGATGTTTGGAGCATTCTCATTGTTGGTAAGTGAGATCTTCCTTTTGAATAGCCTCTTTCTCTACCATCATCTCTTGTAATTAATTCATTTTATTTGTAATATTGGGTGCTTGCAATCATAGAAATATACCTCAACAAGCGAGCTAACCTTTTCTTGTTATCTTGATACTTAAAAATTGTAGGCTTTGTCTGCCATCCCTCCTTTGTGGTCCCCTTTCTTAGGGATTTCACTGGTCTTTATGCTTCTCTATGTTTGGAGTAGAGAGTTTCCAGATGCCCAGATCAACATATATGGCCTCGTTACGCTAAAGGTATGCTAACTTCAGTAATTCTTGCTTCCCCTAAAATTTTTCAGGAGTCCTCATATTTGTATGTCCTTTACTTTCTTCTGTAGGCATTTTATCTACCATGGGTGATGCTTTCTCTGGATGTTATCTTTGGTTCACCACTTATGCCTGACTTACTGGGAATTGTCGCTGGGCATCTGTACTACTTCCTAACGGTGTTGCATCCTCTTGCTGGTggaaaaaatattctgaagactCCTAATTGGGTGTATCCTTTTTCATGTCATTATGATGCACTTTTTACCTCTATTTCTGTGTTTTATCAGTGTGGGGTTTTCACCTGCCTCTTGTCAATCTACCGGTTATTTGTATTTATGTGCTGTTGCTTGGATGTGCTTAGGTCCCCATGCATTTGTCTGAAACTTCTATCGGCAGTCAAATGCATTATTCTTAACAATTGGGcctgtttggatgttcaatcaccCAACCCATAAGATATCTCCCCATGCTGGTTAGAGGTTTTGctagggaaaggaagagaggtgAAAGGAATTAGAAATGAACTGATGATTCTTGGTACCCAAAAATTTTCTGAATGCAGGGTCTATGGAGTCTCGTGATCCCTACAGTTCTTGAGCCCTGTGCCTTTCCTTTCACGCGTTCCCACTCAGCTTGGGGGATATCACATAAATAACCTGGTTGGCCATCCAAAGAGGCTGTTGTAAGTTCAACATTTACGAGCTTTCAGAACCTAATCTTCATCCAAGCAATGGTCCCTCAATTTACCAAGTCAGTTTGATGCTGTGATAGCTGCCTATAAGGTGTTATAAAACTGCTTGGTCTTGTTTTTTGAAAACgagttttctaccaaaaaaagggAGTTTTCCTTGTATGGTACAATATTTCTATGCATAATTTtggttgaaataattttaagttgATTTCAAAGTGGACTAGACCATTTAATTCAGGAATATATGGTTGTGTACTCCATTGCAATCACCTTATCTAGTGAAGCAAAGAAGGCATTTCTTTCGTGAGGACCTTGACTGTTTTGTTTTACAGACACAGAGTAGTTGCTCGGTGGGCAATACGATCTCCAGCCTTTTCCTCCGCGAGGCCTAATGATACGACTGCTGGCGTGGCCTTCCGGGGGCGAAGCTATAGGTTAAATAGATGACCGGGTCATCCTAGGTGTGCACGAGTTATGTTATGCTTGATGTAGCCTGTTCTGGAACGTCCTTTTAGGTTCAAGTTGtaagtgaaaggaaaaaaaattctgCAGTTCAGTGAGCAATTGAAAATTTTCTTGCAGCTCAAGCAAATTAGGAAGCGAGGAAAAAGTGTTGTTTTTACAGAAATGTTATGGATCGAGATATTTTTATGATCCCTGACCATAGCTGAGTCAAATTAATTCGATCTCCTGGCATCTGCATCTTTATCTTACAGGAAAGTATCTGGCCAAATAAGTATGATTGTTCTCTATtccaaattaaatattttttgatgttgggaagaattttttttacttGTGTATCCTGTCAAAAATTTACAAGCATGTTTTGCTTGAAAGCCCAACTTGGCCATAGATTCCAGCCAATATCTGTCAAATTTTCAGGTAAAAATGCGAAATAATTCGATTGAGTCCACAAAGGGAGAGGAAATGTTTgagaatgatttttttatttttagtgttGTTTTTGGGTAGGAGGAACTGGGAGAAATGGCAGAAGCGGTCCCTGATGTGGAACCATAAAACGTTAAGAAATATAAAGTTTCTGAATTACTTAATATCACTCCGGCTTTCCATTTTTACTGCAGCAGTACCTGACGCACCGTGGTGTTGATTGCTGCCTTCGGCCCATTCTTCCTGCCACCCTTCGCAAAAACAAAAAGagggagaatatatatatatatatatatatatatatatatatatatatatatatatatatatatatatatataggtcatgcaagagaaattctttgtgcaccgtttgcagtgaaaaaaatttgatgtagAGTATATCATTTCGTCTTATTGGATCATAtagttattgttgggtataaaatatcctcagtcgaagttctcaacggggtTGATCCTTGCAGGTCTCCTTCGAttttcgattgcaggaagactccgtccggactcctacgggagtcgggctccatcaccaactccagtcgctggtaagctccgcccggactcttacgggagccgggcttcatcaccaactccagctgttggtaagctacgcccggactcctacaggagccgggctccgtccccgacttcaactgcgggaaggctccgcccggactcctacgggagccggacttcgtccccgacttcaactgcaggaagactccgtccggactcctacgggagccgggctccgtcaccaactccaactactggtaagctccgcccggaatcctacgggagccggacttcgcccccgactttaattgcaggaagactccgcccggattcctacgggagccgggctctgtcctcaactccaacggctgcaggcagatttcgcccggactcctacgggagccggactccgcccgcgactccgactgcaagtaggctccgcccggactcctacatgagccgggcctcgtcctcgatttcGACTGCCAGTgagctgcatccggactcctaagggagccggactccaacAGCAAGGAAACTCCGCCCAgatccctacgggagtcggactccacccccggctgtgactgaaggaagactccatccgaactcctgcgaaagccggattccgagctcctctcggacagatggctaactacctctctccgccagacactccagccggacttcagccggcagaccttcaccccctggcgcgccgcagtaacagccgcgattctgctccattccatgcggcagattccacgcggctccatcactccacaaccctgctccaccttctgcgacggattccacgcggctccatcactccctggcaggccgtaataatggccacggtcctgctccacttcctgcgacggataccacgcgattcttctatcctctggcaagtcgcgacaacgaacgccgctccgcttctcgtggcagactccacgtggcacgccccgataatagccacggatccaccccactactcttcgcaacaaacttttcctgactatgggcggcccactgccagacggttacaggcatcgccatCAGTTTGtcaccccctccgcctataaaagggggaaccccagatacgttattctataagctcttgtttttaactaaaaactctgctaaaattttcattcgagcactccattcttgttgaggcagagaactgacttgagcgtcggagggtcttgccggagcaaccccacctccggtttagacttcttttgcaggtcccggcggcgatcgcgactccagcttctccggcgtaagcggatttttgcaccaaaaggattggcgctagaggaaggggctgtgtcttcgcagtacccttatacttaaagaagcgctcaacggaaccgtctccgggcatctttttcggcgtcctctcctccctcctctacttggtctttgcccgatgcctccccgcaaggcgtccacacgacgattcacggcctccgcggccagatctcaggctccgacctcacctccagtttcccagcctcctcctcctccggcgacggcggtcggtgcggagcaatttgatctgctggcgcagcaggtcagaggcctcactgaggccatgcagcagcagcagcagccgcaagcatcagtgcgcctggaaagggtatcactagaacaccagaatccggtggtggggcgggccacttgggccagccatctcgtctttcctgggaaaatgaacccgagggtggagagccctcaatcggatcacgactccacccttggaagatccctgcctccattctgccagaggaccctcgagacccgaagtcgagaggatttcctggaccggagactccaagagatgaaccgacggatcgaagaactccaccacgctccccccgcttatggtgaggatatttgcactgaccctcccttttctcaaatgatcatgcaggaaccgatcccgccaaacttcaagctcccccagttcgaaagctacgacgggacttcggatccggttgatcatctggaagccttccggacgatgatgctgcttcatggcgctcccgacgccattctatgccaagccttctcatccaccttgaagggagcggtgagaaactggtactcggctctgaagtcgggtaccatctttttcttcgatcaaatgagccactaaTTCGTggtccattttgtcagcagccggcgcacccggaagggctcggagtccctcatgaatgtcaggcagagggagggggagtccattcgggcctacatcaaccgcttcaatgtcgcagcgctggaggtccgaaatttggaccaatctgtagcattggccgctctgaagggcggtcttcagaagaatgacctcttgttctccttggagaagaagtaccccagggactttgctgatttgttggctcgggctgaagggtacgcccgaatggaagaagccttcaaaatgaaggatgaggagaccgcgaaagagcgacaggcgggagactcgagtaagcccgcagtcgaaaaaaggtcgagagaagctcggccgcgttctcgatcccctcctaggCACAAGTGTGCCCATACTCCGTCCCGGGTacataggcagagaagttcggatcgtggggttcggcggggttctccaccgggaagattccgcaactacgcccccctcaatgcctcgaagacccaagtaccgatggaggtcagggagcagctccctaagccagagaggatgcgcacacacccagggaagcgcaaccccaacaagttctgtctctaccaccgcgaccacggccacgacacggaggaatgcatctagctccgagacgagatcgaggagctcatccgacgaagtcgactcgacaggttcatccgacgccggcctgagggtagagaagatcgaccaagggccctaccgcaacctgaaccgccaaggagggaggagcagtccggagatcggcctccaattgggaccatcgacgcCATCACCGGAAgttctcaaggaggagcagagcttccacgaccatggagctcggaaaacctacggatgtactaccaataatttcattttaattaaaagttgtatatctgcatgtctttggcactatcctacatctacaggacaatccaaacaaattgtatcagaagcgggaagggaacctcgtctcgacaaaatcgaaggcccggttccctttagaccggatggagggagaggccctgtaaagcccatatacgc
Protein-coding regions in this window:
- the LOC105040211 gene encoding derlin-1, which gives rise to MSTPAEFYNSLPPISKAYGTLCLLTTAAYQLGILSPESIALFYPFVVSRFQVWRLLTNFFFLGKFSINFGIRLLMIARYGVQLERGPFDKRTADFLWMMMFGAFSLLALSAIPPLWSPFLGISLVFMLLYVWSREFPDAQINIYGLVTLKAFYLPWVMLSLDVIFGSPLMPDLLGIVAGHLYYFLTVLHPLAGGKNILKTPNWVHRVVARWAIRSPAFSSARPNDTTAGVAFRGRSYRLNR